The stretch of DNA TAGCCATATCCTAAAAGAAGGCCCCATTTGGAACATGGGATGTGTTCCATACTACTCCCGGATAGGAGACACAAGAATTATCATCACCTCAGTGCCACCAGCACATGGATAGGAGACACAGACAATTAAAAGTAGCGAAGCGTCCTGTGAGAACAAATTTCGTAGTAAACAAACTAACATTAAGTCAAGAATAAATCGACCAACAATATCCTATACTGTCTAAAATGTGGTCAAGCAAATTGGATGACTAAAGCACAATCATACATTACCAAAAAATAACTCACATAAGGAATGCAGATGCATCCAAAGAGATAGAACTAAATGAGAAAACACAAAGACTATCAAATATCCCTGCATAGTATCCCATCTAACTgtttttccacgttggaaacTTTGAAGATGAAAAGAGATGAAAAAATATATTAACTGTGGAGCAAAATAACCCTGTCAATATTAGAACAGCACTAAGAGGGTTCAGTTTTGCTTTGGTCAATCATGTAAACCATGTGCAATGGCAGATAAGGTTAGTTCAGATCATAGTACCAACAGTTGTGTCGATTGCTCAATGGCATGCAACTCAGAAAATGTCAAATACCACCAGCTCTCGTCAGCAATCCATTCATATGTTGTCTGCATTTTATCTCATTCTATATCATAGTCCCGTTGACACTGCCCATCCAAGCGTCAACAAGGCCATCCTATATCTTACTCCCACTGACGCTGCCCATCCAGATGTCCAGATGTCGACAAGGTGAGGAGGGGAGGAGTAGCAGTAGAAGGGCTAGGAACATTCTGAGCATAGCAGACTACAATACAGAGGCAACGCAATACATTACAATTTACAGGGGAAAAGAGACCGACGCTATTGCTGCAGTAGCTGTAGCGATGACTGACAGTAGAAGAGAATATTGTTATTAAGATCAATCGATCCATGACCTGATCCATCCACCACAGTCCAATGAGTAAATGGCAAGCCATGGATTACCCAAAGAACATTTTTTTTATCCAAGAGCTGTCAAACAATtgaaagagagaggaaaaagagaGTATGGCGTACCGTACCTGGCAGCGGAGGAGCGAAGCCGGAAGtggagcagaggaagaggagcgACTTGCCCGGTGAGTGAGTGCACAAGCCCGTAAGACTCTGGCGGCAAATCCTGGAGGGGCTGCCCTGCCGCCGCGAGCGGACTGGTCGCGTTCGTCAACGGGGCCAAGAGCTGAACGCCCAAAGTGCGGCAAGCGGGGCCCAGAGCCTGCGCACCCTCTCTGCAACGTGCGCGTGAATTGCTCTGGAGCGAGCGGGGTTTAAGATATGATGATGGCCAACAAGCTGCCTGCCTGACCGGAGTCGCTGATGAGAAAATTCTTAAATATGGCCTGCAGGTTAAAATGAATCGGTTCGCGTCGGGGGCCCTCACTCAGGACATGCATGCACGTTGGTTGTGGCTGCAGGTCCAACGATGCAAAATCTGTGAGCCATCGGAGGATTCGAAGGTGAGATTGCATGCATTATACATATATTGAAAAGCTGTATAATGAAACTATGCATTATAACTACTACATGTGCAGGTTTTAAGGGATAGAGTTTCATTTCATTAAAATCCATATAATCTTGTGAATCGCAATTCAATGATATGACTCGTATATAAAATCGTGAAATAAAGTCATGCACATCAATCTAAACATGTTGAGATGGCGTGTCACTTTTGAAAATCAGTAAGCTTCATTTGGATGTCGATATTGGAGAGCTTGGTATTGAATTGTGTCCAATACCAAATCAAACTAGCTTTGGAAATAGATCACAATACCAAATCCATTATTTAGATGTAGATGAAATTGCTACACAGAATTCAACGAAGTGGCACCTCCAAAATCAGAATTGACCCGTCTTCTCCACTGCGTCCAGCCACCATCGTTGCTCCTCCTCGCCAACCAGCGCTCGTCGGCGGAGGGCCGGTGGGCATCGCAGCTGGAGCCGCCCACGCCGGCGGAGAGCCTGCCCCTGTTAGTTTTGCCAAGTAGCTGCTGTGGGTGGGGGTCAGTAGGGAAGGCGCGGCGACCTGCAAGTGCGGCGCCACCTTGCACGATGAACACGACGGCGCAAGAGAGAGGGAGACTAAGAGGCGGCAGTGTTTGGACCAGCGGAGGGCTGGTGGGCGTCGGTGCCGGGCCGGTAGTATCTTTTGCAGGGAAGGAGCGGCGACCTGCAGATGCGGCGACGCCCCTGCACGTTGCGTGCGACGGTACGAGAGAAAGGGAGAGTGAGAGGCGGCAGCACTAGGCCCGGCGGAGGGCAGGTGGGTGCCGCTGCTGGCACCGCCCGGGCCGGCGGGGAGCCTACGCCTCTTCTGCAGGGGAGGGGCGGGGATCTACAGGAGCGGTGGCACTACTGCAGGATGGAtgcgagagagagggggagaggggAGCGGGGAGGAAGAGATCAGAGAGATGCAGGAAAGAGGGAGCGTGGGAGATAGATGCGGGGAGGAAGAGGGAGCAGGGAGCAGGGAGAGGGGAGCAGGGAGGATGTGATGCGCgaaggagaggagaaagagatGCGTGGAGGAGATGCTGAGCGATTCGAGCCAATGCAGAGAGGCAGGGTTCGGTATTGGAAGGGAGGCTGCGGTGTTACGTCGAATGCCATTCAATATTGGAGTAAATTTTCAATACCAATTCTTAAACCATCCAAACATCTGATATTCAGTTCTTTCAATGCTAATTCCGAATTCCGGGCTCCAATAACTACGTCCAAATAGGGTGCAAAGTGAAATTTTCCAATAGAAATGGCATCCGTGGAGGTTCCAGATGCCCTCATCCTGAGGTGCGCTGGTTTTTGCGAACTTTGAGGCAGagatatttatatatatatatatatatatattgatgATTGGTGAATGGAATACTGACCGGATTCGATTCCGCATTTGAAAAGTGTGGGGGAAAGACACGGAGGCGCGAGACGTGGAGTGGGCGAGTGGGCCCGCGTGACAGCGGTTGGCGTGGCAACTAGCGCCCCTCTTCTCTTTTGTTTTCTCTCTCATTCTCAATCtcaggctgggctgggctggtcTGGAGAATTCAACACGCACCTTGCTTTGCTTGCTCCCCCCACATTCTTTACCTGCTCTGCTCCCTGCTCTTCCGTCCCTTCCCCTCCcggcctccccccccccccccccccccccaggcgggcaggcggcggcatgCCGCGcacggcggctgcggcgccccCCGCGCGGAAGGTGCCCCTCCGGAAGCTGCTGCGCGCGGCCTCGGTGGCGTGCGGGGTGCAGTTCGGCTGGGCGCTGCAGCTGTCGCTGCTCACCCCCTACGTGCAGGAGCTGGGCATCCCGCACGCCTTCGCCAGCCTCGTCTGGCTCTGCGGCCCGCTCTCCGGCCTCCTCGTCCAGCCCCTCGTCGGACACCTCTCCGACCGCATCGCCCCGGCCGCGTCCCCGCTCGGCCGCCGCAGGCCCTTCATCGCCGCGGGCGCCGCCTcaatcgccgccgccgtcctcacCGTCGGATTCTCCGCCGACCTTGGCCGCATCTTCGGCGACGACATCACACCGGGGAAGACACGCCTCGGAGCCATCTGCGTCTACCTCGTCGGATTCTGGCTGCTCGATGTGGGGAACAACGCCACGCAGGGGCCGTGCAGGGCCTTCCTCGCGGACCTCACCGGTCGGTAACTTTCCTTCCTTGCTTGCCCTTCTTAAGTTTTTCCTAGagtatctatctatctatctccTTATTATTACCAACAGCTCCCAACAAtttgatgctgctgctgctgctggataGGAGTGCCAACAACAGGCAGGCAATTTAGCAGATCGCGAGGGGCCAAGCGAAAAACGGCCTCCGATATTTCCTTCTCTCCCCGGCTGCGTTTTTTCCTTAATAATAACTGAtgatgaaaaaaaaaacagggAAGCCCGTCCCTTTCCCCTTTCGCCCCCAGATTCTTTGCTCCGATGCGACGTTGCTCGCCCTGCCTACCTCCTCTTCATTTCTGCCTCATTTTTTGCCTCTGTCCGGCCCTTGCCAGCTGGACCATCATTAGCATCAAGTTTAGCAGGACTGGACAACGAACAACTAATGACGTGACAATCCGTTTTCTTTCAATAATTTAGGGTTAAGTTAGTATAAGTATACATATGTCACCACCAATTGTTGTTGTTTTCCACTCCAAACCTCTCTCTCACCCTTTTGTATATGTGTGACTCACGATGGGTGTGGGGGAGGCCAAGGGATGGCTTTCGTAttcaggcaggcaggcaggcctACACAGGGAGAGATCAGAGATATTCAAGTGTTACAGCATTATTGTTGCAAGTTTGGAATCATAGGATGGTCGGCATCTTTTGCCGGCATCCAAGTATTAAAGGGCCCTCGTTAATAATTGCAAGGCTGAGAATGGTTTGTGGCCCTGTGGTTGCGGGCTGCTATCGGCTTGTACGCAAAGAGGCAACATCTGATGCGACGTTACTCTGTGATAGCATGATCTGTGCTCGTGCCTTGTGGTGATAGGATAATTTTCAGGAGtttttttttgtaaaaaaaTTAGATGATTATTTAAAGTATCTTCTGTTTAAGCAGTTTTAGCTCAGCTAGCCCAGAGCCAATCTGAGCTCTGATGAGCTTTTCAGTTTCCTAGTTCTGTTCTGAGATTGTACTCACCTTAAATCGTTAGTATTTTTCCGCTTTTGGTCATAATATCTTGTTAGCTTTTCTCCTGTCATAACTCGGAAATGACTCCCTTATAACCCTTCATATCGCAGAGAACGACCCAAGGAGGACACGGATTGCTAATGCATACTTTTCACTCTTCATGGCCCTGGGAAACATACTTGGATATGCCACCGGAGCATATAGTGGCTGGTATAGGATATTTCCTTTCACTGTTACACCATCCTGCAGCATCAGTTGTGCCAACctcaagtctgcctttcttcttgaCATTATTATTCTGGTGATTACAACGTACATTACTGTAGCATCAGTGCAAGAGCCGCAAACTTTTGGAGGTGATGAAGCAGAACATCCAGGTACCGAACAGGAAGCTTTCCTCTGGGAGCTTTTTGGGTCATTCAGATACTTCACGCTACCAGTTTGGATGGTCTTAATTGTCACTGCCCTTACATGGATTGGATGGTTTCCTTTTATCCTCTTTGATACTGATTGGATGGGCCGAGAGATCTACCGAGGAAGCCCAGAAAACCCAGGAGAGACCCAAAGATACCATGATGGTGTGAGAATGGGTTCTTTTGGTCTAATGCTGAACTCTGTCCTTCTTGGATTCACCTCTGTTGTACTAGAAAAGTTATGTAGGAAGTGGGGAGCTGGACTAGTATGGGGTGTCTCCAATATACTGATGGCGTTATGCTTTGTGGCTATGCTTGTTATAACATATGTCGCAAAGAACATGGATTATCCTCCCAATGGAGTACCTCCAACTGGCATTGTCATTGCTTCTTTGGTGGTTTTTACAATTTTAGGAGCACCCCTGGCGGTGAGTAACATGATTATCTTTCTCGACAGAACGATATTTTTGTCCACTTCGAGCTCACTTGCATGTTGTTCGTATTGTATATTTAATTTATTTCCTTGTTTGCAGATTACATACAGTATACCATACGCAATGGCTGCTAGTCGTGTTGAAAATCTGGGTCTTGGCCAAGGTATTTCCATTTTGAGTACTCATTATTGTCATGATTGCATTTCTTAAAATTTATCTGTTTTTCCCTTGCAGGTCTAGCAATGGGCATTCTAAATTTAGCTATTGTCATACCACAGGTAATTACCTTTCTTAATGTTTTTTCCAGGCTTTGGTTCAGTACTATGCATATTTGGAGTCCAGTGCAACTATGAACAGATAATGGATCCAAGTAATCCTACCCAATAATATTTGCATTAAGTGATAGTCAGTTCCAGAACCCAATTTTAAAATCGTTTATATTCTTAACATCTTAAAGGCAATAAGATATGGTTTGAACTTCAGGTTCAAATGATGTTACTTACTCTTTATTTGTAGTGTAAAATTACAGATAGACCAGATTTGATCTTCAGTTAATTGTAACACATGGCAAATGAGACAAAGAACAAGAACCCCACGACAATGAATCACTGTATCGTTGAATAATATAGAAGTGGTGGTGTTGCAGTGGCTCTTTCAATGCAAGTGGATTCCCTATTGGAGAAACTTTCACGAATAGTCTATGGATTTGGATCATAATGCAACAAGCTCCACCTATAGTGAAATTCCCTTATGCAGTAGAAAGCACGAGTCATCATTAATCAACCATGTGCCACCAAATTCAGGAATAATCAATGCGTGAGATGATCTTAGTCTTTTCCAGAAGCTCCACATGAAGCCAAACTAAGGAAACAATTGGTAGGTCTGAAACCCGACATAACAAACCAGACGGACATATCAAATTCTTCGAATAATCCACAATGCAAGCAAAAACTCAATATGTGCAACCGACCTAATTTGAGTGAAAAACTGTGGTCTGCATTTGGTCCAAATCAAGCCCTGGAAAAAAATAACTTGTGTGTATAGGAGAAAACAGAACCATCCACACGGATGTTTTGCATGAGCTGGTAAAATACGTTTATGGCAAAAGGACACTAGCATGTTATTTCCCAGAGTTGAAGCTCAACTAGAGTCAGGATAAGGTGGTGATGCAACTTTTGAGGACATCGCTGACACTGGCGCCTCCTGCAGGTTATTGTGTCACTTGGTAGTGGGCCATGGGATCAACTGTTTGGTGGTGGGAATGCGCCGGCTTTTGCGGTGGCAGCCGGTGCATCGTTCATCGGTGGGCTGGTGGCTATTCTGGGGCTTCCACGAGCTCGCATTGCATCATCGAGGAGGAGAGGCGGGACACACCGATAAGGTGCTTAGTACCTACATAATGTGTATGCTGTGGAAGTGTTGCAACTTGCGACAATTCTTTGCGTTTGGTTGGGCACATCAAGCGCTGTACGCGGGGAAATTTATGGGGGGTTTTGGAGAAGAGCAGGAAGCTCTTGAATGATgtccttttcctttcctttttggTGGTTTGCCCTGTTGAGCTATTTTTGCCTTGTCTCCATCATTTGTTGTTTGTAATGTAtgcatgtatgtatgtatgtgtatgtacGTCGGTCATCTGTAGAGAGGTTAATTAATGAATAAAAGGTTACAGGAGTTACGTTTACTGGCAGGAGATGCTGTAGATCTTCATTCTGGTTGTGGTTGTCTGGTTGGCATAcatatatgtgtatatgtatatacTATAGTAGAGCCTGACAATTAATGGAGATGCTACCATTCTCTGGTATACATACATATAGCCTCACTATTGGCGGAGGATCATGTTGATTGCCCATCATCTGCCCCGCTGATGTCCAGTTCAAGTTGCAGCGGCACGCCGGGCGTGGGGTCGACGACCTGCACCTGGGGAAGCGCCTCCGACAGCAAGGCCTCGAAGGACTGCGTCGTCCCCTGTTTCGAGAGCACTGCGGCCAGGAGCCCGCCGGCGTCCACGTCGCCGTTGCTCATCGGCACCACGTACCTGGCTCGCAGCAGCCTGGCCAGGTCGACGGCGTCCTCCTGCCCGGAGACGAGGGTGAAGTTGGCGGGAAGGAGCTGCTTCACCACCGGCGTGACCACCACGTCCGCCCGCAGCCGCTTCGTCTCCAGGAACGACCTGTCGTACACGCAGTGCGGCTCCAAGTAGAGGAGGCCATGGCCGTCGTGTGCGGTCATGAGGATGTAGCCGTTCTCTGGGCGCTGCCACGGCGGCCCCAGCACGGGGCCGGCGGTGGCCAGCACCCGGACCTGGTCGCTGACGGCGGTGGACTGGCCGGGCTCGAGGTAGGTGACGCGGCGGAACGGCGTGGGCAGGGAGGCGAGGACTGGCTGCGCGTTGGGCGTGGTCACCACCGGCAGGTCCGGCGCCCTGGCGGACAGCTGCGTCAGGGTCCGGACGTGGCAGTGGTCGTCCAGGCTCTGCGTGATGAGCAGCAGGTCCGGCCCCGTCTCCGGCGCCAAGAGCTCGTCCACCCCGAGGGCCTTCACGCTGGGGTTCTTCTTGGCGCCGTCAAACAGCCAGGGCGCGCCGAAGTCGAGATTGCCGACGACGAGGGGGTCCACCAGGATGCGCAGAGGGGCTAGGCCTTGGCCTTGCGGCTGCACCTCCCACACCCAGCTGTTGATCTCCAGGTAAGTCAGCTTCAGCGTCACCTTCCTCCTCGTCTTGCCCTTGCTGATGGTGGCGGCGGATTGCTCTGACGCGGAGGAGGATGACGGCCTACTActgctggctgctgctactATTGATCTTGGATCTGGACGCTTGAGCCAAACCGGAGTGGACTGGCGATGgcaaggagcagcagcagcgactGGCGCAGTGGGGCTGAAGATCAGCTGGagccggccggccatggccatCATCGCCGGTGAGTGGTGCAGGGGACTCCAATACGGCAATACCCACCAGAAAAGTTGTTGGCACAAACAAGTGGTTGCCAGTGTCTGGGCTACGTGTTCCATCTGCTTTTTCATCATGGTCTACTTGGCCGCACAAAGGCCAGGCCCGCCTCACGCTGGCCACTTTcgattttttttgttttgtatTTTATGAATTTTTAAAAATATATATCCAACCAGAAAAATTTGCACATCTATACCACTGCCGCCAAATAAAATGGCGGCAGCCTGATGAACCAGCGGTAGATGCACTGTAGCAACCTTGCCGCCAGTTCATCCGGGAAATTTCCCTAGCCTTAACAACTCACGTTCAAAAAACCATAAATTTATATGAACTCTAATGGAGATAAACTTTATAAAAAATCGTAGATCTCGATGAGATCTATAACTTTCTAATTCAAACTTTTTTCATTCAGAGCCATCTTGGGGCTCAAATAATCAACACAAATTTCAGAtctaaaatttaaattttggtccGAACACTTGACAGCACACCTTCAAAaaattataattaatttatataaACTCTTATGGAGgtaaaatttatataaaaatcaTAGAACTCaacgagatctacaactttgtagttCAAATATTTTTCATTTAGAGCCATCTTGGTGCTCAAATAATTGATACAAGCCACAGATCCAAAATTAAATTTTATATCCGAAGCTCTTATCGATTATTTGAGCACCAAGATGGCTCCGAATAAAAAAAGTTTAAACCAAAAAGTTATAGATCTTATCGAGATCTACaaatttttatataaaatttaTCTCTATTTAAGTTCATATAAGTTAGTTATGATATTTTTGAATAGGAACTATTCATACTAGGGTAATCCCGCCGGATGAACCGGGTGTAAGGTTGGTACAGTACACCTACCGCCGGTTCATCCGGTTGCAGTTATTTTATTTGATGGCTACGTATACATCTGCAAATTTTTTCAGTTGGATATATACTTTTAAAAATTCGTAaaatgaaaaataaaaaaataaaaaaaattcgcCACTTTCAGACTCGTGGGCCCTGCAGGTTCCAGCCATTCGATTTCATTGCTTGGCTTCGTCTCCACGTGACAAACCTAGTGTAGACGTGTAGTACCGTCGCTCTTGGCTTCTGGCTGTCGCCGATGTATGCATGTAATGTTGTAGTGTGTTTACACCCATAAAATAAAGTTTTACAGCCTATAGCTAACTTAACAGTTTTCTTATCAAGTTACGAATATGAGCAAGAGATAGCACTTAGCACAAAGATTTATCTCGGTATCTATTACCATCGAGTCGACGCTGAAGCATCCACTAGTTCAACGAATCCACCAAGAATTCTGCCTCTTTTCACTAAGCTTAAGTTGGAGATCTATCCACAAAAGCAAAAGACCTACTACGTCTCTGACTCTATTTATGGATCTTGCCACTGTTCCACGCTAATATGGGTGGTTGAGAGACTTGAGTCTTCAATGCCCAACGTACCGCCAATGCACTAAGAGCAACTTTAGGAAGGCCCTTACTCAAACACAAACGACTCTGGATGGAAATTGTGCTATAG from Panicum hallii strain FIL2 chromosome 3, PHallii_v3.1, whole genome shotgun sequence encodes:
- the LOC112884277 gene encoding uncharacterized protein LOC112884277, with translation MMKKQMEHVAQTLATTCLCQQLFWWVLPYWSPLHHSPAMMAMAGRLQLIFSPTAPVAAAAPCHRQSTPVWLKRPDPRSIVAAASSSRPSSSSASEQSAATISKGKTRRKVTLKLTYLEINSWVWEVQPQGQGLAPLRILVDPLVVGNLDFGAPWLFDGAKKNPSVKALGVDELLAPETGPDLLLITQSLDDHCHVRTLTQLSARAPDLPVVTTPNAQPVLASLPTPFRRVTYLEPGQSTAVSDQVRVLATAGPVLGPPWQRPENGYILMTAHDGHGLLYLEPHCVYDRSFLETKRLRADVVVTPVVKQLLPANFTLVSGQEDAVDLARLLRARYVVPMSNGDVDAGGLLAAVLSKQGTTQSFEALLSEALPQVQVVDPTPGVPLQLELDISGADDGQST
- the LOC112884278 gene encoding sucrose transport protein SUT2; the protein is MPRTAAAAPPARKVPLRKLLRAASVACGVQFGWALQLSLLTPYVQELGIPHAFASLVWLCGPLSGLLVQPLVGHLSDRIAPAASPLGRRRPFIAAGAASIAAAVLTVGFSADLGRIFGDDITPGKTRLGAICVYLVGFWLLDVGNNATQGPCRAFLADLTENDPRRTRIANAYFSLFMALGNILGYATGAYSGWYRIFPFTVTPSCSISCANLKSAFLLDIIILVITTYITVASVQEPQTFGGDEAEHPGTEQEAFLWELFGSFRYFTLPVWMVLIVTALTWIGWFPFILFDTDWMGREIYRGSPENPGETQRYHDGVRMGSFGLMLNSVLLGFTSVVLEKLCRKWGAGLVWGVSNILMALCFVAMLVITYVAKNMDYPPNGVPPTGIVIASLVVFTILGAPLAITYSIPYAMAASRVENLGLGQGLAMGILNLAIVIPQVIVSLGSGPWDQLFGGGNAPAFAVAAGASFIGGLVAILGLPRARIASSRRRGGTHR